aaaaaataaataattgaaatagaTTGCCAGATATACACTAATGCACAAAAGACCCTTTTCCTAGAAGAAACTGGGATCATATCCATTGGAAGAAGTGGCAAGAATATAGTATGCAACAATGTGTCCAAGAGAACCCCAGGCAAGAACATCGACAATGTTGAATCCGACGGGGTCGTTGGATTTGAGAAGGCTGACGTATTCCTTGGCGCGTTCATCTCCAGCCTCGAAGTGGGAGGCCCCGTTCTGCTCCGGTACCTGTTTGGCTACGTTTTCCCTCTGGAAGGAGAAGAACACGAACCTGCCTAGGAAGAGAGAGAGGCCGGTGCTCAGGCTGATTACTATAGACGGGTTGAGCTCAGCCTTGACGACGAGGCTGATGCAACGTTTCTTGGTGGTGAGAGGGCGGCAGAGGAAAGAAGCGCAGGTGGGCTTGAAGTCTGTTGACTTGTTGAGGGTTCTGAGACCTTGGAAAGTTGGAGTGGAGAAGAGAGTGGAGGCCATGCTTGGAGAAGATATTGAAGCCTCTCTCGaaatttggatgaaaaatggGAATTGGATATGAGGAAGATAAGGTGAGGCTTTTATGTTGGGAAGAGATTTGTGGAGGAAAGAAATGGATTTTGTGAGGAGGAAGTGAGATTTTGGATGGTGAGTTGGCTCTATGTTATTGGTTGCTAATGGATCCGAGATAGTTTTGACGTGGATTCAGGATTTTTAATTACTAGTTTTATAATTATTCGACTAAGAAATGTCACCTTGGGATCCGTGGCGCAATGGTAGCGCGTCTGACTCCAGATCAGAAGGTTGCGTGTTCGATTCACGTCGGGTTCAATCTCCCGATCCCAAACGGGTCTCCTTTTTGcgagatttatttttatttttgaattaaaggataatttttatttttaaaatttcactatataaaattatttataagacCGGAAAATTGGGATGGCGACATAACGGGTGGGGAGAGTTTGACCACCCGTTCCGCTCACTTTAGACCCGTTCTAGAAACCCGACTGAGCCCATTTTAGATTAAACTtgctaaaaattatatttttttaaaaaaaatttagtaattatataataaataacatttaaaaataataaatcattaaaattatttttctaattttatattaattatatttttaataaatattattacaagtTAGAAGTCTACTACTTTATATTCAActtataacaaaataaaaatcataattatatatttttcattttaaactcataattataaaataaaattatttcaatcttccagatttaaaattagagattaagatataattttttttaataaataaataaaaatagatttttaatattataaatacatGTATATGCATATGGACGAGTCCATCAAACCCCAAGATCATCCCGGACCCATTTGTTAACTCGGTTGACCAAGTCTAAACCGCCCCGGTCCTATTTGGCACACTTCCATGTTgcttaaaatatgaaaaaaaaagtaaaagacaacctcaaaactcgaaaaataaaatttactgaTAAACTAGATTAACTGTATGCTGGTAGATTCATTCACGTAAGCCAAAATATCATGTATAAATGAAAGTTGTCTTTTAtagcaaataaataattaacagtagatcttttgtgagaaggtctcacaaatctttatatgttagacgggtcaaccctatcgatattcacaataaaaaataatactcctactataaaaaataatattttttcataaataacccaaataagatatctttctcacaaaatacgacccgtaaaaTCGTCTCACACGAGTTTATGTCAATaactaaatataatttttcccaactCTCCCCCGACAAGTATTTCCTCCCGCGGTCCATCTCATCTTACCGTACATAGTATTCAAATATGCTTTCAATATAGTAAGAATTAATAtcgtatgcatgtatgtatgtcTTAAAACAAATCCACGTAAAAACATCAAGCATGATCCATGAACTTGGGAATCATAAGGCCACTCTTGATTGTGtctgaaaataaatatttttgtatttttagatTAATCTGACTTGATCTAATAATAAGATTTATTCTTAGACTTGATTGACCTAATATAATCTTGATATTTATCTCctatgatttgtttttgttatttatcCCTTATATATAATATCTTAGATTTGAATAGAGTCTTATTCCTAATAAACTCTTGTTTCCATGTTTGTAGGATTTTGTTCTTATAGAAAGATAATTAGATCAAGATATGAAGAACTATATATATCGAATATTGAGATAAGAACGAGAGGACTTGGAGATGGACTTTTACGCAGTTGCTGGAGCTTTTTCTGAACTTGCACAAGTTCAATATAGGAGATGTTcatgttgaataatttgagtGATTGATTCACGTTTATGCCGTGTTGCTGATTAGTGTTGAAGACACGTGAAGAACAACACTGACGTAGAGTGTTAttctattatttgttttaagcaACTTCGGTTTATGCATCTAGTCTTAGTTTGGTTGATTTTGACACATTTTAATTCATTAGAGTGTCTTGAAATTTGGTTTTGTTATACTCACTAGTATTGCTTTGTTAtaaacgatttacatatttttctagtgaatttttgtcATGAGACATAAAAACTTGTGCCTATTTATTCAAGTTATACTTGTgcgttaaataattaatttccgctgcatATTGTGTGCTTGTGTTGATAACACCAGAGTACGACACTAACTTCTGATAcacataatatattaattttttgtacgTTTATGATCAACAGCCCCTTTTCAGTATTTTCTTCCCCGATAATCAATTTACGAATCAATTTCCTAACTAGAAACAAGGACCTAACAGTCCTAAATCACATCGCAACTACATGAGACGAATCATCGGAGCCAACTGCACTTGTACATCACGAAAAATCGAATTCTTCTCATAATTTCTCATAGAACAATGAACAAATTAAACATCGGATTTGAGGAATGAGATCTCTTGGCTAAAATGAATACTGGAGACAACGAAACGTGGGAGGCATAAGAGAAATCATTACAAAGAAAAATATCGAATGGAGTTACGAGAAAACTAAGTACACGTGGAAACTCTTTAAATGAGCTGCATTGACAACACAAGGAAAGCAGCTAGAAGAAACAGCATTGGAAAAAGTTCAGACATTCTACAACTGCCATTTGCATTAGCAAATTTATCGGACAGTGAAGCTGACGGTGATACTGCAGGGCATTCTAGACCCA
This genomic window from Primulina huaijiensis isolate GDHJ02 chromosome 7, ASM1229523v2, whole genome shotgun sequence contains:
- the LOC140980469 gene encoding photosystem I reaction center subunit V, chloroplastic-like; its protein translation is MASTLFSTPTFQGLRTLNKSTDFKPTCASFLCRPLTTKKRCISLVVKAELNPSIVISLSTGLSLFLGRFVFFSFQRENVAKQVPEQNGASHFEAGDERAKEYVSLLKSNDPVGFNIVDVLAWGSLGHIVAYYILATSSNGYDPSFF